Proteins co-encoded in one Patescibacteria group bacterium genomic window:
- the rpsK gene encoding 30S ribosomal protein S11: MAEDKKTELKIENKNQSLDNLEVNENKEDGLIVPEKKEGQVKIEKGKKGKSKKRKVIKMIKSGHVYVQASYNNTIITIADQNGNVISWASAGKCGFKGPKKATPYAAGIIVKTAAEKAIKERGLKEVYVFVKGVGAGREAAVRALNANGLAVLSIKDVTPTPHNGCRPPKVRRV, encoded by the coding sequence ATGGCAGAAGATAAAAAAACAGAATTAAAAATTGAGAATAAGAATCAGTCATTGGATAACTTAGAAGTTAATGAAAACAAGGAAGATGGGCTCATTGTCCCTGAAAAAAAAGAGGGCCAGGTTAAAATTGAAAAAGGCAAAAAGGGCAAGAGTAAAAAAAGGAAAGTTATCAAGATGATTAAAAGTGGTCATGTTTATGTCCAAGCAAGTTATAATAATACAATAATAACAATTGCCGATCAAAATGGTAATGTGATTAGTTGGGCTAGCGCCGGGAAGTGCGGTTTTAAAGGTCCTAAAAAGGCAACTCCCTATGCGGCCGGGATAATAGTTAAAACAGCAGCCGAAAAAGCGATTAAAGAACGAGGTCTTAAAGAGGTCTATGTCTTTGTTAAGGGCGTTGGTGCCGGTCGGGAGGCGGCTGTTAGGGCTTTAAATGCGAATGGGTTGGCGGTACTATCAATAAAAGATGTTACTCCAACACCTCATAATGGATGTCGGCCGCCGAAGGTTAGGAGGGTATAA
- the rpsM gene encoding 30S ribosomal protein S13: MARIAGVNLPNDKRIEIGLTYIFGVGRSLSNNILSQLKINPDTRVKDLNETDANKLRDILEKNHRVEGELKREILTNIKRLKEIGSYRGIRHARHLPVRGQRTKTNTRTVRGNVRRTATSGRKRALEKT, translated from the coding sequence ATGGCAAGAATAGCTGGAGTTAATTTACCCAATGACAAAAGGATAGAAATAGGTTTAACCTATATTTTTGGTGTTGGCCGGAGTTTATCAAATAATATTTTAAGTCAATTAAAAATTAACCCTGATACCCGGGTAAAAGATTTAAATGAAACTGATGCGAACAAGCTTAGGGATATCCTTGAAAAGAATCACCGTGTGGAGGGAGAATTAAAAAGAGAAATTTTAACCAATATTAAACGTTTGAAAGAAATCGGTTCTTATCGGGGAATAAGACATGCTAGACATTTACCAGTTCGTGGACAACGGACAAAAACCAACACCCGGACCGTTAGAGGTAATGTCAGACGGACAGCGACCAGCGGGCGAAAACGAGCGCTAGAGAAGACATAA
- the infA gene encoding translation initiation factor IF-1: MAKNKEFIETEGTVTELLPSASFKVELEDGREILAYLSGRMRIHRIRLLPGDKVKVEMSPYDLDRGRITYRF; this comes from the coding sequence ATGGCCAAAAATAAAGAATTTATAGAAACCGAAGGCACGGTTACAGAACTTTTACCTTCAGCTAGCTTTAAGGTAGAGCTTGAAGACGGTCGAGAGATATTAGCTTATCTTTCGGGCAGAATGCGGATTCATAGGATTCGTCTTTTACCCGGTGATAAAGTTAAAGTTGAAATGAGCCCGTATGATTTAGACAGGGGGAGAATAACCTATAGGTTTTAA
- a CDS encoding NAD-dependent epimerase/dehydratase family protein, which produces MKILITGGAGFIGSHIQDGYIKAGHKVVVVDNLCAGNKKNLNSKSKFYKVDIASPKVKAIIKKEKPDIISHHAAQIDVRKSVADPIWDAEVNILGIINLLEATREARVKKFIFASSGGAIYGDTKAIPTQEGHLEQPASPYGIGKLTSEKYLDYYNLQYGLEYVALRYANVYGPRQNSKGEAGVVAIFADRILAGEQATIYGDGKNTRDYVFVEDIARANVLAIKAKTGKYNIATSKETNINKIFDKIAKTAGVKTKPKYGPAKPGEQRRSCLDWSLAKKAFGWQPEVGIDEGIGRTVDWFRNH; this is translated from the coding sequence ATGAAAATCCTAATCACCGGCGGCGCCGGATTTATCGGTTCCCACATTCAAGACGGGTATATAAAAGCCGGCCACAAAGTAGTTGTGGTTGATAATTTATGTGCTGGAAATAAAAAAAATCTCAATTCCAAATCAAAATTTTATAAAGTTGATATTGCAAGTCCAAAAGTGAAAGCAATCATCAAAAAAGAAAAACCAGATATAATCAGCCATCACGCCGCGCAGATTGATGTCCGAAAATCAGTGGCTGATCCTATTTGGGACGCCGAGGTGAATATTTTAGGAATTATAAATTTGCTTGAAGCAACGCGAGAAGCAAGGGTCAAGAAATTTATTTTTGCTTCTTCTGGCGGCGCTATCTATGGAGACACCAAAGCCATTCCAACACAAGAGGGTCATTTGGAACAGCCGGCCTCGCCCTATGGAATAGGCAAATTAACGAGTGAGAAATATTTGGATTATTACAATCTTCAATACGGTCTTGAATATGTTGCCTTGCGATATGCCAATGTTTATGGCCCCAGGCAAAATTCAAAAGGCGAAGCCGGAGTAGTAGCGATTTTTGCAGACAGGATTTTGGCTGGAGAGCAAGCAACAATTTACGGTGATGGAAAAAATACCAGAGATTATGTTTTTGTGGAAGATATAGCGCGCGCAAATGTTTTGGCTATAAAAGCAAAAACAGGAAAATATAATATCGCCACTTCAAAAGAAACAAACATAAATAAAATTTTTGATAAAATAGCGAAGACAGCTGGCGTCAAAACCAAACCAAAATATGGTCCAGCAAAACCAGGCGAGCAAAGGCGAAGCTGTTTAGATTGGTCGTTAGCGAAGAAAGCGTTTGGGTGGCAGCCGGAGGTTGGGATTGATGAGGGGATTGGGAGGACCGTGGATTGGTTTAGAAATCACTAA
- a CDS encoding DNA-directed RNA polymerase subunit alpha: MQKIPLPKNINVEEDKENKNHAIVTIGPCYPGYGTTIGNALRRVLLSSLPGAAVTAFKVKGAPHEFSTIPGVKEDVVDIMLNLKQLHLRVFNEEPVELNLNVKGEKPVKACDISKNSDVEIINQNLVICHLTDKNVKLEMKIWVEPGRGYVPVDEKRDVKPEIGVIQIDAFYSPIEKVGFRKENVRVGERTNYDKLILDIETDGTITPEGAVLEAGKILVEQFSFVASDGKVEEKKEDEQGISEEVDVPKEEKVEDSETAGEDEEAKEEKQEENQEEKPASPSQGEPKKKRGRPKKVEKVIS; this comes from the coding sequence ATGCAAAAAATTCCTTTACCAAAAAATATTAATGTGGAAGAAGACAAGGAAAACAAAAATCACGCTATCGTGACAATTGGTCCTTGTTACCCTGGTTATGGAACCACTATTGGCAATGCCCTAAGAAGGGTTTTACTTTCTTCTTTACCGGGTGCGGCAGTTACCGCTTTCAAAGTTAAGGGTGCCCCGCACGAGTTCTCAACGATTCCTGGAGTAAAAGAAGATGTGGTGGACATAATGTTAAATTTAAAGCAACTTCATCTGCGAGTTTTCAATGAGGAGCCGGTAGAACTTAATTTAAACGTTAAGGGAGAGAAACCGGTAAAAGCCTGTGATATCAGTAAGAATTCTGATGTAGAGATAATTAATCAAAACTTGGTGATTTGTCATTTAACCGATAAAAATGTCAAATTAGAAATGAAGATTTGGGTTGAGCCGGGACGGGGGTACGTTCCTGTTGATGAGAAGAGAGACGTGAAGCCAGAAATAGGCGTTATTCAAATTGATGCTTTTTATAGTCCGATAGAAAAAGTCGGTTTTAGGAAAGAAAATGTCCGTGTGGGCGAAAGAACTAATTATGACAAGTTGATTTTAGACATTGAGACCGATGGTACGATTACTCCCGAAGGGGCGGTATTGGAGGCAGGGAAGATTTTAGTTGAGCAATTTAGTTTTGTAGCTAGCGATGGAAAAGTTGAAGAAAAAAAGGAAGACGAACAGGGGATCAGTGAAGAGGTCGATGTCCCCAAAGAGGAAAAAGTAGAGGATAGCGAAACAGCCGGAGAAGATGAGGAGGCGAAAGAGGAAAAACAAGAAGAAAACCAGGAAGAGAAACCTGCCTCGCCAAGTCAAGGCGAGCCAAAGAAGAAGCGGGGAAGACCGAAGAAAGTTGAAAAAGTTATAAGTTAG
- a CDS encoding flippase, with amino-acid sequence MSKIARNTTYLTAAYVFQKATAFVYFALIARHFGVDLLGKYTFSVFFVMLLSILIDLGLNQVLTREIAKYPEKTNEYFDNIFSFKILLGIVVYGLAIFLVYVLGYPQITKNLVMITGVIMFFDGLTQTMHATMRGHQNLKYESIGTVIYQTVEIGIGACVLLFHWPIYGLAIAILGGSLGNFTYTISRIVNVFKVKIGILFEKAVIKNLLRLAAPFFIAGVFIKVYSHIDSVLLTKLAGDAAMGFYSVPYKLVFSLQVLPMAFGASVYPAFSHYWLKSRELLKNTFEKSFFYLMVTVLPITFRTIALADQIIVKVYSNQYEPSILALKILIISAFFSFLTFPIGALLNACDRQKTNTRNIGIVMVINIVLNLILIPRLSFVGASIAALCSQVLLFTLGLAYVSGIIHYDKKYLGWSFIKIVLASAVMGGLAYLVKDQVHVVFNIAIAGLVYIGMIMVSATVSKSDIKEMLRLAKFKKMDKI; translated from the coding sequence ATGAGTAAGATCGCCCGCAACACAACTTATTTAACTGCCGCCTATGTCTTTCAAAAAGCCACGGCTTTTGTTTATTTTGCTTTGATTGCCAGGCATTTTGGCGTGGATTTGCTCGGAAAATATACGTTTTCTGTATTTTTTGTTATGCTTCTCTCAATTTTAATCGATTTGGGTCTCAATCAAGTTTTGACCAGAGAAATTGCCAAATATCCAGAAAAAACTAATGAATATTTTGACAATATTTTTAGCTTTAAGATTTTATTGGGCATCGTGGTCTATGGCTTGGCGATTTTCTTAGTGTATGTTTTGGGGTATCCGCAGATTACTAAAAATTTGGTGATGATCACTGGCGTGATAATGTTTTTCGATGGTTTAACGCAAACCATGCATGCCACTATGCGCGGTCATCAGAATTTAAAATACGAAAGCATTGGCACTGTAATTTATCAAACCGTGGAAATTGGAATCGGGGCTTGCGTGCTTCTTTTTCACTGGCCAATTTATGGTTTAGCAATTGCAATTTTGGGTGGTAGTTTGGGAAATTTTACTTACACGATTTCAAGAATTGTCAACGTTTTTAAAGTAAAAATCGGCATTCTTTTTGAAAAAGCCGTGATTAAAAATTTATTACGTTTAGCTGCACCATTTTTTATTGCTGGCGTTTTTATAAAAGTTTATTCTCATATTGATTCTGTACTTTTAACTAAACTGGCCGGCGATGCTGCCATGGGATTTTACAGCGTACCGTATAAGCTCGTATTTTCATTGCAAGTCTTGCCCATGGCTTTTGGCGCCAGTGTTTATCCGGCTTTTTCGCATTATTGGCTTAAGTCTCGCGAGCTGCTTAAAAATACTTTTGAAAAATCCTTTTTCTATTTAATGGTCACGGTATTGCCAATAACATTTCGCACTATTGCATTGGCCGATCAAATTATTGTCAAAGTGTACAGCAATCAATACGAACCTTCTATTCTCGCTTTGAAAATTTTAATTATCAGCGCTTTTTTTTCATTTTTAACTTTTCCTATTGGCGCGCTTCTCAATGCTTGCGACCGGCAGAAAACCAATACTCGCAACATTGGAATTGTTATGGTTATTAATATTGTTTTAAATTTAATACTGATACCCCGCCTTTCTTTTGTCGGCGCTAGTATTGCCGCTTTATGCAGCCAAGTCCTTCTTTTTACGTTGGGCTTGGCCTATGTTTCCGGGATTATTCATTATGACAAAAAATATTTGGGATGGTCATTTATTAAAATTGTATTAGCGAGTGCTGTAATGGGTGGTTTAGCTTATCTTGTTAAAGATCAGGTTCATGTGGTTTTTAATATTGCAATTGCGGGGTTGGTGTATATTGGGATGATTATGGTTAGCGCCACCGTATCAAAAAGTGACATTAAAGAGATGCTCCGTTTGGCGAAATTTAAGAAAATGGATAAAATTTAG
- the rpmJ gene encoding 50S ribosomal protein L36 gives MKVRSSVKKICKECKIVRRKKRLYVICRNPKHKQRQG, from the coding sequence ATGAAAGTTAGATCATCCGTTAAAAAAATATGTAAGGAATGCAAAATAGTGCGCCGTAAAAAACGTCTCTATGTTATTTGTCGTAACCCAAAGCATAAACAACGACAAGGCTAA
- a CDS encoding FAD-binding protein, with the protein MNSLEKKFKTRLKKNELMKNYTTFRIGGPAKYFLEAKSGEELVEAVGLAKDDGLDYAVIGKGSNILVSDQGYNGLIIKMSNVGHRKLDDARLLVDAGLDLKKLSQFAMENGLTGVEWAMDVPGTVGGAITMNAGCFGQEMKDYVTKVKYLNSRALDIKKSQNSNISNIAQINSNNKFNKLIKGINNKQCEFGYRESIFKKHPEWIVLEAELKLKKGDKKDIKQKIKEQLSQRSQKIPGKPSAGSIFKKYEILKGEKLNEKLERILQKEHPEFIKNNYIPAGWLIEEAGLKGKIVGGAQISEKHANFIVNLGKATAEQIVILIAIIKQKVRNELGIQLQEEVMYLGF; encoded by the coding sequence ATGAATAGTTTAGAAAAGAAATTTAAAACAAGATTGAAAAAAAACGAATTGATGAAAAATTATACGACTTTTAGAATTGGCGGACCGGCTAAGTATTTTTTGGAAGCCAAGTCGGGTGAGGAATTGGTGGAAGCGGTTGGGTTAGCAAAGGATGATGGATTAGATTATGCAGTGATTGGAAAAGGCAGTAATATTTTAGTGAGTGATCAGGGATATAATGGTCTTATTATAAAAATGTCGAATGTCGGACATCGGAAGTTAGATGACGCAAGGTTGCTAGTAGACGCTGGATTAGATTTGAAAAAGTTGTCACAGTTTGCGATGGAGAATGGATTAACTGGCGTAGAGTGGGCGATGGATGTCCCGGGAACAGTGGGCGGGGCTATAACTATGAATGCGGGTTGCTTTGGACAAGAGATGAAGGATTATGTGACAAAAGTTAAGTATTTAAATAGCCGAGCTTTGGATATTAAAAAAAGTCAAAACTCGAATATCTCAAATATTGCTCAAATTAACTCTAATAATAAATTTAATAAATTAATAAAAGGAATAAATAACAAACAATGTGAATTTGGTTACCGGGAGAGTATTTTTAAAAAGCATCCTGAATGGATAGTTTTAGAGGCAGAGCTGAAATTAAAAAAGGGCGATAAAAAGGATATAAAACAAAAAATCAAAGAACAGTTGAGTCAGCGAAGCCAGAAAATTCCCGGGAAGCCTTCAGCCGGGTCAATATTTAAAAAATATGAAATTCTTAAAGGTGAAAAGTTAAATGAAAAATTGGAGAGAATTTTGCAAAAAGAACACCCAGAGTTTATTAAAAACAATTATATTCCCGCAGGCTGGCTAATTGAGGAAGCAGGACTGAAAGGTAAAATAGTCGGAGGCGCACAGATTTCCGAAAAGCACGCCAATTTTATTGTTAACTTAGGTAAAGCAACCGCTGAACAGATTGTTATACTTATTGCGATAATTAAACAGAAGGTCAGAAATGAATTGGGTATTCAATTGCAGGAAGAGGTGATGTATTTGGGGTTTTGA
- the rpsI gene encoding 30S ribosomal protein S9, translating to MYPTAKKEKTEDKPTNKGKYFYAVSGRKSSKATSRLYPKGKGRITVNEKDYKEYFPYFEFQQIVEAPLKLVGEDGKIDLTIRVKGGGTRGQAEAVRSAIAKSLDKYNNEYHTSLKKDGFLTRDPRKKERKKPGLKGARRAPQWAKR from the coding sequence ATGTATCCGACCGCTAAAAAAGAAAAAACTGAAGATAAACCCACCAATAAAGGAAAATATTTTTATGCTGTTTCTGGTCGCAAAAGTTCAAAAGCGACTAGCCGTCTTTATCCGAAAGGTAAAGGAAGGATTACGGTTAATGAAAAGGATTATAAAGAATATTTTCCTTATTTTGAATTTCAGCAAATTGTTGAGGCCCCATTAAAATTGGTAGGTGAAGATGGTAAGATAGACCTCACGATTCGTGTCAAAGGCGGGGGTACCCGCGGCCAGGCTGAAGCAGTTAGAAGCGCAATCGCTAAATCTTTAGATAAATATAATAATGAATATCATACTTCTTTGAAAAAAGATGGTTTTTTAACAAGAGATCCGCGGAAAAAGGAAAGGAAAAAACCCGGACTTAAAGGAGCGCGAAGGGCGCCGCAGTGGGCGAAGCGGTAA
- the rpsD gene encoding 30S ribosomal protein S4: protein MARNLDPKCKQCRRIGEKLFLKGERCNSTKCALVKRKYPPGVHGPKRRIRVSEYGLQLREKQKAKKMYRLMETQFANYVKKAMNLSGDAGNNLLGLLEQRLDSVLYRTGIVKSRDAARQAISHGLIKVNGKKVDIPSYILRVGEVVTVKDSSILVKQFKEEGAKTKKENESLPNWISLDPKILEIKVLTAPDAADLPHNLDIRLIIEYYSR from the coding sequence ATGGCACGTAACCTAGATCCAAAATGTAAACAATGCAGACGAATTGGCGAAAAGCTCTTTTTAAAGGGCGAGCGTTGTAATTCGACAAAATGCGCATTAGTTAAGCGAAAGTATCCACCGGGTGTCCATGGCCCTAAACGAAGAATAAGAGTTTCGGAATATGGTTTGCAGCTGCGCGAGAAACAAAAAGCCAAAAAAATGTATAGATTAATGGAAACCCAATTTGCGAATTATGTGAAAAAAGCCATGAACCTAAGCGGCGACGCTGGCAATAATTTGTTGGGCCTGCTGGAACAAAGGCTGGATAGTGTTTTATATAGGACCGGCATAGTAAAATCCCGAGATGCAGCTCGACAGGCAATATCTCATGGTTTGATTAAGGTTAATGGCAAAAAGGTTGATATTCCATCTTATATTCTTAGGGTCGGTGAAGTGGTTACTGTTAAAGACTCCAGCATCCTTGTTAAACAGTTTAAGGAGGAGGGCGCTAAAACTAAGAAAGAGAACGAATCTTTACCAAACTGGATAAGTTTGGATCCAAAAATTTTAGAAATTAAAGTATTAACTGCGCCAGATGCGGCTGATTTGCCGCACAACCTGGATATTCGATTAATTATTGAGTATTACTCTAGATAA
- a CDS encoding nucleotide sugar dehydrogenase — protein MKKNIVIIGSGYVGTVVGACLAKLDHSVTCVDKDRKKITKLKKGFSPIYEPGLEELLRANLYQGRLHFTTSLPDALKSAEVIFIAVGTPSKPDGSCEMKYVWQVAHEIGRHLDHYAVIVDKSTVPVGTAGRVRKIIESYKKTEFDIVSNPEFQREGSSIKDFLGPDRIVLGADSPKAKRIMRQVYKKIKAPKLIMDIASAEMVKYAANAFLATKISYINEIANICEHVDADVDVVAEGVGMDRRIGYSFMKAGLGYGGSCLTENEIIIIKKGNQIKSIKIKDLFNQKYIKSDVLSFDINKRKVLFRPIINITKRKYKGDIVFIKSRMNKMLSCTEDHPFISYEDSRFKLKLAKDLLLTDRLPCFTSMPYITKGSVIDVISILPKDKFDYKKVRVRPVGKQFLDVKERLSSFKASRLRDILRSNCMNLEEFLKTEMKTKDKISRKDLVLFTSRGKTTYCPAVIKIDNDFCRLLGYYISEGNIHYEKNLRGTRARINIHFNSNEKEYINDLTNIFNKYSLKFGLRGRKDIPTKSFYFSSIIWAYLLNNHLGCGKDSYSADVPDMIFSLDKDKKAEFLRGLFRGDGHVAFPKGTNSVVYDYGSISYSLTHKCILLFNSIGIVPSYKTSISKKSSDYAHFFRVSTKKQIEALSNFKDKKTQRKINQVLSNCKDIKSVGFKRVNSDFCAVEIKELKKEYKEVDVYSLEVKDTQTFITSHGLIVHNCFPKDVKALHNIAFQDGYDFKLLKSVIRVNQQQRELVANKVKRMLGRKLKGKTVAVLGLAFKNNTDDVRESAAIDIIKILQKSKIKIQAYDPIAIENAKKVLDRKIKYFTNPYKAVTGADALLIATEWPEFIDLNWKRIKKLMKCPKIVDGRNLLERAETEGLGFEYCGVGK, from the coding sequence ATGAAGAAGAACATCGTTATAATCGGCTCTGGTTACGTTGGCACAGTCGTTGGCGCTTGTTTAGCTAAACTTGATCATTCGGTGACTTGTGTTGATAAAGACAGGAAAAAGATTACTAAACTTAAAAAAGGTTTTTCGCCTATTTATGAACCCGGTCTTGAAGAATTGCTTCGGGCGAATTTGTATCAAGGCCGTTTGCATTTTACGACTTCTCTTCCCGATGCTCTAAAAAGCGCGGAAGTTATTTTTATTGCCGTTGGCACTCCATCTAAACCAGATGGGTCTTGTGAGATGAAATATGTTTGGCAAGTGGCGCATGAGATTGGTCGGCATCTTGATCACTATGCTGTCATTGTAGATAAAAGTACGGTGCCAGTAGGAACAGCTGGGCGGGTTAGAAAAATTATAGAAAGTTATAAAAAAACCGAGTTTGATATAGTTTCTAATCCGGAATTCCAGCGCGAGGGTTCAAGTATCAAGGATTTTTTAGGGCCGGACAGAATTGTGCTCGGAGCTGATTCTCCTAAAGCCAAAAGAATAATGCGCCAAGTTTATAAAAAAATAAAAGCTCCAAAACTAATAATGGATATAGCTTCGGCCGAAATGGTTAAATACGCAGCCAATGCATTTTTAGCCACAAAAATTTCCTACATAAACGAGATTGCCAATATCTGCGAACATGTGGACGCTGATGTTGATGTGGTGGCAGAGGGAGTAGGCATGGACAGGCGGATTGGCTATAGTTTTATGAAAGCCGGGCTTGGTTATGGCGGTAGTTGTTTGACTGAAAATGAGATTATTATTATAAAAAAAGGAAATCAAATTAAATCGATCAAAATCAAAGATCTATTTAATCAAAAATATATAAAGTCAGATGTGTTGAGTTTTGACATTAATAAGAGAAAGGTTTTGTTCAGACCGATTATCAATATAACTAAAAGAAAATATAAGGGCGATATAGTGTTCATAAAATCACGAATGAATAAGATGCTCTCTTGTACTGAAGATCATCCTTTCATTTCTTATGAAGATAGTAGGTTTAAATTGAAGTTGGCAAAAGATTTGTTGTTGACTGATAGACTACCTTGTTTTACATCCATGCCTTATATTACAAAAGGGTCTGTAATTGATGTTATATCTATTTTGCCAAAGGATAAATTTGATTATAAAAAAGTAAGAGTTAGGCCAGTTGGTAAACAGTTTTTAGATGTAAAAGAAAGATTAAGTTCATTTAAAGCTTCCAGACTCAGGGACATCTTGCGCTCAAATTGTATGAATCTCGAAGAATTTCTAAAGACTGAAATGAAAACAAAAGATAAAATTTCAAGAAAAGATCTGGTTCTTTTTACTTCAAGGGGCAAGACAACTTATTGCCCAGCGGTTATTAAAATTGATAATGACTTTTGTCGACTCTTGGGTTATTACATCAGTGAGGGGAATATTCATTATGAGAAAAATTTGAGAGGAACACGAGCGAGAATAAATATACATTTTAATTCAAATGAAAAAGAATACATTAATGATTTAACAAATATCTTTAATAAATATTCACTTAAATTTGGCTTGCGGGGTAGAAAAGACATCCCAACTAAATCTTTTTATTTTTCTTCAATTATTTGGGCTTATTTACTAAATAATCATTTAGGCTGTGGAAAGGATTCATATAGCGCGGATGTACCTGATATGATTTTTTCCTTAGATAAAGATAAAAAGGCGGAGTTCCTCCGAGGATTATTTAGGGGCGATGGACATGTTGCTTTCCCAAAAGGCACTAATTCTGTTGTCTATGATTATGGATCAATAAGCTATAGTTTAACTCATAAGTGTATTTTGCTCTTTAATTCAATTGGCATTGTCCCGAGTTATAAGACTTCGATTTCGAAAAAATCAAGTGATTATGCTCATTTTTTTAGGGTTTCTACTAAAAAACAGATAGAAGCCCTGAGTAATTTTAAAGACAAAAAAACGCAAAGGAAGATTAATCAGGTATTAAGTAATTGCAAGGACATTAAATCAGTTGGATTTAAGCGAGTTAATTCTGATTTCTGTGCTGTTGAGATTAAAGAATTGAAGAAAGAATATAAAGAGGTTGATGTATATTCACTTGAGGTTAAAGATACTCAAACTTTTATAACCAGCCATGGTTTAATAGTCCATAATTGTTTCCCCAAAGACGTTAAGGCCTTGCATAATATTGCGTTTCAAGATGGTTATGATTTTAAGTTGCTTAAGAGTGTGATTCGGGTTAATCAGCAACAGCGGGAATTGGTGGCTAATAAAGTAAAGCGAATGCTTGGTAGAAAACTAAAAGGCAAAACAGTGGCGGTTTTAGGGTTAGCGTTTAAAAATAACACCGATGATGTGCGCGAGTCAGCCGCTATTGATATTATTAAAATACTGCAAAAATCAAAAATAAAAATTCAAGCATATGACCCGATTGCCATAGAAAACGCTAAAAAAGTCTTGGACCGAAAAATTAAATATTTTACTAATCCCTACAAAGCAGTGACTGGTGCTGACGCGCTGTTAATAGCTACCGAATGGCCGGAATTTATAGATTTAAATTGGAAAAGGATTAAAAAATTGATGAAATGTCCGAAAATTGTAGATGGCAGGAATTTATTAGAGAGGGCAGAAACGGAGGGGCTGGGGTTTGAGTATTGTGGAGTAGGTAAATGA
- the rplQ gene encoding 50S ribosomal protein L17, with the protein MRHQKKGRKLGRKTGPRTALMKNLADSLILYEKIKTTEAKAKELRPYVERLLTSAKKNTLVARRTLISKLKTENAVKKTLEVYGPKYKDRKGGYTRIVKLEPRKGDGAQMAQIEFV; encoded by the coding sequence ATGAGACACCAAAAGAAGGGACGGAAATTGGGGAGGAAGACTGGACCGAGGACAGCTTTGATGAAAAATCTAGCTGATAGTTTGATTTTGTATGAAAAAATTAAGACTACGGAAGCCAAAGCTAAAGAACTACGCCCGTATGTGGAACGACTACTTACCAGTGCTAAAAAAAATACATTGGTAGCCCGGCGGACGCTTATCTCTAAATTAAAGACCGAGAACGCAGTGAAAAAAACTTTGGAGGTATACGGTCCGAAATATAAAGACAGAAAAGGCGGATATACGCGGATTGTAAAACTGGAACCACGAAAGGGTGATGGCGCGCAGATGGCACAGATTGAATTTGTATGA
- the rplM gene encoding 50S ribosomal protein L13: MVKSIERKKHTIDATGKAPGRLASGIAIILRGKNKSNFVPYLDQGDFVIIENVGKMKFTGKKLEQKEYFSHSTYPGHLKRRSVKAVFAENPGLVLQKAVKNMLPANKLRDGMMKRLVIK, translated from the coding sequence ATGGTCAAATCTATAGAGCGAAAAAAACATACTATTGACGCGACAGGTAAAGCACCGGGCAGGTTAGCCAGCGGGATTGCCATAATTCTGCGCGGGAAAAATAAATCTAATTTTGTGCCTTATCTAGATCAAGGTGATTTTGTGATTATTGAAAATGTTGGTAAAATGAAATTTACTGGTAAAAAATTAGAACAAAAAGAATATTTTAGCCACTCTACATACCCAGGTCATCTAAAACGCAGATCAGTTAAAGCAGTCTTTGCTGAAAATCCCGGCTTAGTATTACAGAAAGCCGTGAAAAACATGTTGCCAGCGAATAAGCTGCGGGACGGGATGATGAAGAGATTGGTTATTAAATGA